The Lewinellaceae bacterium genome includes a region encoding these proteins:
- a CDS encoding heme-binding protein, with the protein MKIILIVLVSLAGIFILAQILSSRATSNIEMYPYKVVKSFDAFEVRAYEPANFTYVTMDQASYEETSRNGFRMLAGYIFGNNAQQQKIAMTSPVAMTMEDSVTMMFMVPAAYKLEDLPKPNDSGVKFKQEPEKYVAAIRFGGWTNDRKIKKYTERLKSLLQSNDIQYLSHFSYLGYNPPFALIGRRNEIIVEIDINSVNHP; encoded by the coding sequence ATGAAAATTATTCTGATCGTTTTGGTCTCTTTGGCAGGGATATTTATTCTGGCACAGATATTAAGTTCAAGAGCCACCAGTAACATAGAAATGTACCCATACAAGGTGGTCAAATCATTTGATGCCTTTGAGGTCCGGGCGTACGAGCCGGCCAATTTTACCTACGTGACCATGGACCAGGCTTCTTATGAAGAAACTTCCAGGAACGGGTTCAGAATGCTGGCGGGTTATATTTTTGGCAACAATGCCCAACAGCAAAAGATCGCCATGACTTCTCCGGTAGCGATGACCATGGAAGATTCAGTGACCATGATGTTTATGGTACCTGCAGCGTACAAGCTGGAAGATTTACCGAAGCCAAATGATTCCGGCGTTAAATTCAAACAGGAGCCTGAGAAATACGTTGCGGCCATCCGTTTTGGGGGATGGACCAATGACCGGAAAATTAAAAAGTATACTGAGCGGCTTAAATCGCTCTTGCAATCCAATGATATCCAATATTTAAGCCATTTTAGCTACCTCGGTTATAATCCGCCTTTTGCATTGATCGGAAGGCGTAATGAAATTATAGTAGAAATAGACATCAATAGTGTAAATCACCCGTAA
- the folE gene encoding GTP cyclohydrolase I FolE, with translation MAVIHLKDRSPLKQFTFEEIGDDHLFTGLETPMRKNAFDLSDEVKKEKIAVLFAEIMEVMGLDLSDDSLKGTPDRVAKMYIDEIFSGLNPANKPRVALFDNKYQYNQMLVEKNITFYSNCEHHFVPIIGKAHVAYISSGKVIGLSKLNRIVQYYAKRPQVQERLTNQIAMELKNALNTEDIAVIIDAKHLCVSSRGVKDDTSTTITTYYGGAFQNHEKMAELQHYIQHN, from the coding sequence ATGGCAGTCATTCATTTAAAAGATAGAAGTCCTCTTAAACAATTTACTTTTGAAGAAATTGGGGACGATCATCTGTTTACAGGATTAGAAACCCCCATGAGAAAAAATGCTTTTGATCTTTCCGATGAAGTAAAAAAAGAAAAAATTGCCGTTCTCTTTGCCGAGATTATGGAAGTAATGGGGCTTGACCTAAGCGATGATTCGCTGAAAGGTACCCCGGACAGGGTAGCAAAGATGTACATCGATGAAATTTTCTCAGGCCTGAATCCGGCGAACAAACCACGAGTGGCGTTGTTTGATAATAAGTATCAGTACAATCAAATGCTCGTAGAAAAGAATATTACTTTTTATTCCAATTGTGAACACCATTTTGTTCCGATCATAGGAAAGGCGCACGTAGCTTACATTTCATCGGGCAAGGTGATTGGTTTGTCTAAACTCAACAGGATTGTTCAATATTACGCCAAACGGCCACAAGTTCAGGAAAGACTGACCAACCAGATCGCCATGGAATTGAAAAATGCGTTGAATACAGAAGATATTGCAGTCATTATTGATGCAAAGCATCTATGTGTATCTTCGCGGGGTGTAAAAGATGATACCTCAACAACGATCACTACTTATTACGGCGGGGCATTTCAAAATCATGAAAAAATGGCTGAACTTCAGCATTATATTCAACACAATTAA
- a CDS encoding glutathione peroxidase has translation MSFFTGFFESKAKNTNKNLMSASIYDIQINSLTGEPVNLSDYKGKKILFVNVASECGFTPQYADLEKLYETYQDKLMIIGVPCNQFGGQEPGSADEIQHFCSVNYGVTFLITEKVDVKGENQHPLYAWLTSKELNGVKNSTVKWNFQKYLIDEEGNFMDYYYSITTPMSDKITKLL, from the coding sequence ATGAGCTTTTTTACCGGCTTTTTTGAAAGCAAAGCCAAAAACACAAACAAAAATCTTATGTCCGCTTCGATTTATGACATCCAGATCAATAGCTTAACGGGGGAACCTGTTAATTTATCTGATTATAAAGGCAAAAAAATCCTTTTCGTAAATGTAGCCTCCGAGTGTGGATTTACACCACAGTATGCGGACCTGGAGAAACTCTATGAAACATATCAGGATAAACTGATGATCATAGGGGTACCTTGTAATCAATTTGGTGGCCAGGAACCCGGAAGTGCGGATGAAATCCAGCATTTCTGTTCCGTAAACTACGGGGTTACTTTCCTGATCACCGAAAAGGTGGATGTCAAAGGGGAAAACCAGCATCCTTTGTATGCATGGCTGACCAGCAAGGAATTAAACGGGGTTAAAAACAGTACGGTGAAATGGAATTTCCAGAAGTATCTGATCGATGAAGAAGGAAATTTCATGGATTACTACTATAGCATAACGACCCCCATGAGCGACAAAATCACCAAGTTATTATAA